The following is a genomic window from Pirellulales bacterium.
CTGCTTCATTCGCAGCTACATGGATACGCTGGCGATCGGCTCGTTCCTGGTGCGCCGACCCGAGAACGATCAACTGGACCAGCACCCGCCGACGATCGACTAGGCGGCCCGCAACGGGCGTATGCCCTGGTCGATGAACGTCTGAAACCAGAGTTCGGTAACCGTCCAGCGAAAGATCTGGCTCGACACGTCCTGCTTGCCGGAGACGTGCCGCGCGAGCATCTCGTCGACCTGCCGGGGGGAGAAAATGCCCCGCTGGCGCGCCGCCTCGGACCGCAGCACGGGATAGACCGTCTGCTCGGGTTGCTCGCGAAACCAGCGCGCGATGGGGGTCACGAAGCCCAGCTTGCGCCGGTTCTGCAGAATCGGAGCGGGCACATCCTGGCGGAGGGCGTGCCGCAGAATGGCCTTGCCAATGCCGTTGCGGAACTTGTACTCGCCGGGCATACGCAGGCAGAACTCCACGAGGCGATAATCGAGGAAGGGAACCCGCGCCTCGATGGAATGTGCCATCGAGATCGCATCGCCGTAATGCAGTAGATCGCCCAGGCAGCCGTCGAGTTGCGAGACCAGTGACTGGTTAAGCACTCCGACGGCTTCTTTCGAGGGGTCGCGATCCGGGTACTCGTCGCGACCGACGAGCGGACCGACGTAGACTCCTTCGTCGCCGCGATACTGCCGATAGAGCTTGTGCAACATCGGCGGGTTCATGCGGCGGGCGGCAGTCAGCAAGGCGTTTCGCTTGCCCATCGAGCGTCCCGCGTGGCGCAACTCGGACAAGGCCGACCACCAGCGTCCCTGGTAGGCCTGATCGAACATGGCCTCGGTAAAGTTCGGTGAGTAGCCGGCGAGCAACTCGTCGGCGCCCTGGCCTTCAAGGAGCACCGTGGCTTTGGAACGCGCCAGCCGATCGATGTTCCACAGCGGCACGACGGCCGGGCATTGTGTCGGCGACTCGATGTGCCAGACAATCTTGCGCAGCATGTCGAGGAATTCGCCGCCGGCGGCGTTCACCTGGTGGGGAGTCATGCCGAGCGCATGCGATAGCTCGGCCGCCTGGCCCGACTCGTCGTACCATTCTCCCTCGTACGCCGCGGTGAAGGTATCGAACGGGCCGTCGTAGAAGCTGCGGAGCAGGCAGGCCAGCGCCGACGAGTCGACTCCGCCCGACAGCGTCAGGCCCACTGGCACGTCGCTGCGCATGCGCAGGCGAACGGCGTCGACGAGCAATTCGCGCAGGCGGTCGGCGGCGGCGTCGAAGTTGAGGGAGCGGTCGATCTCGGCGGGATAGCGCCAATAACGCTCGAGCCGTTGTGACTCGCGGGTCACGGTCAACGAATGCCCCGGCGGCAGGCGATTCACCCCGTGAAAGCAGGTCGCGTTGCATTGCGCGCCGATGCTGGCACGGAGCACGCGCGAGATGGCGTCGTAGTCTGGTTGTGCCAGTTCTGGCACGACGGCCAGGATGGCCTTGATTTCCGAGGCGAACAGGAAGCGTCCGCGGTAGAACGCATAGTTGAACGGCTTGATGCCGAAGCGGTCGCGCGAGCAGAACAACACGTCGCGCCGGCGATCGTAGATCGCGAAGGCCCACATGCCGTTGAAGCGCGACTGGCAGCCGGCGCCCCATGCTCGATAGGCGGCGAGCACGACCTCGGTGTCCGACTGCGTGCGAAACTTCGCCCCCAGCGTTTCAAGCTCGGCGCGGAGCTCGATGTAATTGAAGATCTCGCCGTTGTAGGTGATCGTCAGATCGCCGTCGTCGAGGACGAAGGGCTGGTTGCTTTCCGGGCGCAAATCGAGAATCGCCAACCGCAGATGCCCCAATCCCGTGCGGGCATCGATGAGGTTGGTACCGCGCGCATCCGGCCCCCGGTGGGGCATGGTGTCGAGCATCGCTTCCAATTGCTCGACGGATACGGCTTGAGTTGTTGACTGTTGAAGAAAGATGCCGGCAATGCCGCACATGGAAAACCAGTAAGTCCCAATCCCATTGAACGCACAAATCGACGCACGCTCAGGATTGCGTACCGGCTTCTGCGGAAGAGAGTGCTGTCCGTGCGCCCCATGAACTGGTGAGGAACGCCGCTGTGTGGGGCCCCTCGCTCATGGCTGGCGCGGCGCGGAATCACCGCGGTTCCGACATGGCCAACGCTTCTGAGATGGCGGCATCTAAGCTGGCCACCATGTTCTTGAGATTAACTCGGTCGCGCATGACTTCAATAGCGGCGCGTGTAACTCTTGCACAATTTTCAGGCCCGCGGAGCACCCCCCGAATAGTCTCGACGAGTAGGGGTATGTCGCCACGCGGATAGCGCCACCCGGTCACGTCGTGTTCGAGGATCTCCGAATCGGCCCCTCGTTCATCCGCGACGATGGTCGGCCGGCCCAA
Proteins encoded in this region:
- the asnB gene encoding asparagine synthase (glutamine-hydrolyzing), which gives rise to MCGIAGIFLQQSTTQAVSVEQLEAMLDTMPHRGPDARGTNLIDARTGLGHLRLAILDLRPESNQPFVLDDGDLTITYNGEIFNYIELRAELETLGAKFRTQSDTEVVLAAYRAWGAGCQSRFNGMWAFAIYDRRRDVLFCSRDRFGIKPFNYAFYRGRFLFASEIKAILAVVPELAQPDYDAISRVLRASIGAQCNATCFHGVNRLPPGHSLTVTRESQRLERYWRYPAEIDRSLNFDAAADRLRELLVDAVRLRMRSDVPVGLTLSGGVDSSALACLLRSFYDGPFDTFTAAYEGEWYDESGQAAELSHALGMTPHQVNAAGGEFLDMLRKIVWHIESPTQCPAVVPLWNIDRLARSKATVLLEGQGADELLAGYSPNFTEAMFDQAYQGRWWSALSELRHAGRSMGKRNALLTAARRMNPPMLHKLYRQYRGDEGVYVGPLVGRDEYPDRDPSKEAVGVLNQSLVSQLDGCLGDLLHYGDAISMAHSIEARVPFLDYRLVEFCLRMPGEYKFRNGIGKAILRHALRQDVPAPILQNRRKLGFVTPIARWFREQPEQTVYPVLRSEAARQRGIFSPRQVDEMLARHVSGKQDVSSQIFRWTVTELWFQTFIDQGIRPLRAA